One Chromobacterium paludis genomic window carries:
- a CDS encoding L-threonylcarbamoyladenylate synthase, with amino-acid sequence MKSLSPTPEGLDQAAALLRAGELVAVPTETVYGLAADATQPEAVAAIFRAKNRPADHPLIVHLPGLAHLDEWTARVPDCAWPVMEQFWPGPLTLVLPASEKVPAIVNAGQDTVALRWSSHPLLQALLDRLQRPVAAPSANPFCRISPTSADHVRAHMDGRIAAVVDGGPCAVGIESTILDLSGARPAILRPGAITAAMLAPYLDLADAAAPDAPRVPGNLASHYAPRQPCHRLEADEAAQRVHDAGWRHAAVLAIEAPAARCGWFKRMPPTPEGYAQALYAALHEADASGCAAVWIVMPPDEAAWRAVRDRLQRAARPL; translated from the coding sequence ATGAAGTCATTGAGCCCCACCCCCGAAGGACTGGACCAGGCCGCCGCGCTGTTGCGCGCGGGCGAGCTGGTCGCCGTGCCCACCGAAACCGTTTACGGCTTGGCCGCCGACGCCACCCAGCCTGAAGCCGTGGCCGCCATCTTCCGCGCCAAGAACCGGCCGGCCGATCATCCGCTGATCGTGCACCTGCCCGGCCTTGCACACTTGGATGAATGGACCGCGCGCGTCCCGGACTGCGCCTGGCCGGTGATGGAACAGTTCTGGCCCGGCCCGCTGACCCTGGTGCTGCCGGCAAGCGAAAAGGTGCCGGCCATCGTCAATGCCGGACAAGACACGGTGGCCCTGCGCTGGTCCAGCCATCCGCTGCTGCAAGCGCTGCTGGACCGCCTGCAGCGGCCGGTGGCGGCGCCGTCGGCCAATCCCTTCTGCCGCATCAGTCCCACCAGCGCCGACCACGTGCGCGCCCACATGGACGGACGCATCGCCGCCGTGGTGGATGGCGGCCCCTGCGCGGTGGGCATCGAATCCACCATTCTGGACCTCAGCGGCGCGCGTCCTGCCATCCTGCGCCCCGGCGCCATCACCGCCGCCATGCTGGCGCCTTACCTCGACCTGGCCGACGCCGCCGCGCCCGACGCGCCGCGCGTGCCCGGCAATCTGGCCTCGCATTACGCGCCGCGCCAGCCCTGCCATCGGCTGGAGGCCGACGAGGCGGCGCAGCGGGTTCATGACGCCGGCTGGCGGCACGCCGCCGTGCTGGCCATCGAAGCCCCAGCCGCGCGCTGCGGCTGGTTCAAGCGCATGCCGCCGACACCGGAGGGCTATGCCCAGGCGCTGTACGCCGCGCTGCACGAAGCCGATGCCAGCGGCTGCGCGGCGGTCTGGATCGTGATGCCGCCCGACGAGGCGGCTTGGCGCGCCGTGCGCGACCGCCTGCAGCGCGCCGCGCGGCCGCTCTGA
- a CDS encoding DUF6671 family protein, translated as MTKPRAALLTRHGKHAAIAPALAAIGWELALVDSFDTDSLGTFTGETPRAGSQRDAALAKAKLACEISGLRHGIGSEGSFGGDPWLGLSGWANELLLCWDAERQYAVEAWTQGPETNFRHWTLRDVAALPDLLRQAGFPDHGLIVGRPGEAAFHKALADEAALRAHLARHLSDGPLHLEADMRAHRNPTRMAMVSRCAAALAQRLASACPDCGAPGFGEIAPRSGAPCADCGAPTRQPSVRRWQCPCCQASRQHLLQAAASPQYCDYCNP; from the coding sequence ATGACTAAGCCGCGCGCCGCCCTGCTCACCCGCCACGGCAAGCATGCCGCCATCGCGCCCGCCCTGGCCGCCATAGGCTGGGAACTGGCGTTGGTGGACAGCTTCGACACCGACAGCCTGGGCACCTTCACCGGCGAGACGCCGCGCGCCGGCAGCCAGCGCGACGCGGCGCTGGCCAAGGCCAAGCTAGCCTGCGAGATCAGCGGGCTGCGGCATGGCATAGGCAGCGAAGGCAGCTTCGGCGGCGACCCCTGGCTGGGCCTCAGCGGCTGGGCCAACGAACTCCTGCTGTGTTGGGACGCCGAGCGCCAATACGCTGTGGAAGCCTGGACACAGGGTCCGGAAACCAATTTCCGCCACTGGACGCTGCGCGATGTGGCCGCCTTGCCAGACCTCCTGCGCCAGGCAGGCTTTCCCGATCACGGCCTCATCGTCGGCCGGCCCGGCGAGGCGGCATTTCACAAGGCGCTGGCCGATGAAGCCGCGCTGCGCGCGCATCTGGCGCGGCATCTGTCAGATGGCCCGCTGCATCTGGAAGCCGATATGCGAGCCCACCGCAACCCCACGCGCATGGCGATGGTCTCGCGCTGCGCCGCCGCGCTGGCGCAGCGGCTGGCTAGCGCCTGCCCAGACTGCGGGGCGCCCGGTTTCGGCGAGATCGCGCCGCGCTCCGGCGCGCCATGCGCAGACTGCGGCGCGCCCACGCGGCAGCCCAGCGTGCGCCGCTGGCAATGCCCATGCTGCCAGGCCTCGCGCCAACACCTCTTGCAGGCGGCCGCGTCGCCGCAATACTGCGATTACTGCAATCCTTGA
- a CDS encoding Bax inhibitor-1 family protein: MHPDFQTAYQSTPMADARNKVLRNTYGLLGLSMIPTVMGAIVGTHMSFAFLAGSPLMGTLLIMAVVYGLMFIIEKNRYSSTGVFLMLGFTFLMGMLLGPLLQFALSLSNGGQLIMIAGGATSVVFFVMAGIASTTKRDLSGLGNFLSVGIVVLLVAMVANLFLRMPAFQLMLSAALALISSLMILWQVKVVVDGGEDSYISAALSIYISIYNLFTSLLQLLLAFSGNRD, encoded by the coding sequence ATGCACCCGGACTTTCAAACGGCCTATCAATCGACCCCCATGGCCGATGCGCGCAACAAAGTGCTGCGCAATACCTATGGCCTGCTGGGTCTGTCCATGATTCCCACGGTGATGGGCGCCATCGTGGGCACCCACATGAGTTTCGCCTTCTTGGCCGGCAGCCCCCTCATGGGTACGCTGCTGATCATGGCGGTGGTATATGGCCTGATGTTTATCATTGAGAAAAATCGCTACAGTTCCACGGGCGTGTTTCTGATGCTGGGCTTCACCTTCCTGATGGGCATGCTGCTCGGGCCCTTGCTTCAGTTCGCGCTTAGCCTCTCCAATGGCGGCCAGTTGATCATGATCGCTGGCGGGGCCACTTCTGTCGTGTTCTTCGTGATGGCCGGCATCGCCTCCACCACCAAGCGCGACCTGTCCGGCCTGGGCAACTTCCTGTCGGTCGGCATCGTCGTGCTGCTGGTGGCCATGGTGGCGAATCTCTTCCTGCGCATGCCGGCCTTCCAGCTGATGCTGTCCGCAGCCTTAGCGCTGATCAGCTCGCTGATGATACTGTGGCAGGTGAAGGTAGTGGTCGATGGCGGCGAAGACAGCTATATCTCCGCCGCGCTGTCCATCTACATCAGCATCTACAATCTGTTCACCAGTCTGCTGCAGCTCTTGCTGGCCTTCTCCGGCAATCGTGATTGA
- the purL gene encoding phosphoribosylformylglycinamidine synthase, with product MSYITKLRGGIALSPFRLEKLQAAAADAGFKDLVLTAEYWHFAESDSELTLEDVSVLGQLLSYGEAPLNVEPQGELFLVTPRIGTLSPWASKATDIARHCGLPNIRRIERGTAFRIQTADKSLSKEARQTLAGLLHDRMTETVLASFDEVEKLFVHIDPQPMTTVDVLQGGRAALERANAQLGLALSDDEVEYLVENFVKLARNPSDVELMMFAQANSEHCRHKIFNAQFLIDGVEQAKSLFRMIRDTHDAHPEGTLVAYKDNASVIEGAFIERFYPQPGSHGYAYASESTDILMKVETHNHPTAISPFAGASTGNGGEIRDEGATGRGSRPKAGLTGFTVSNLNIPGFKQPWETYRADQPEYGKPGRIASALQIMLDGPIGGAAFNNEFGRPNLAGYFRTFEQEFDGEMRGYHKPIMLAGGLGNIQRQQIHKNEIPEGALLIQLGGPGLLIGLGGGAASSMDTGANSENLDFDSVQRGNPEIERRCQEVIDRCWQLGEANPIVSIHDVGAGGLSNAFPELVNDAGRGAIFHLRKVHLEEKGMTPMQIWSNEAQERYVMAILPADLDRFSAICERERCPFAVLGVATDDGHLQVRDDYFDNKPVDMPLDVLLGKPPRMVRDAKTATRESLVFDASGYALRDSAYRVLRHPTVADKSFLITIGDRTVGGMTARDQMVGRWQVPVADVAVTTMGFNTCRGEAMAMGERTPSALFDGPASGRMAIGESLTNMAAAFVGHLGNVKLSANWMAPAGHPGEDANLYRTVQAVSEMSQSLGVSIPVGKDSLSMKTVWQEDGEQKAVTAPLSLVISAFSPVEDVRKTVTPDLKDVKDSDLILIDLGYGRCRLGGSILGQVWQDMRGRAPDVESPLQLAAFFNTVQSLLRDDMLLAYHDRSDGGLFATLAEMMFAGHCGVSIDLQELVIERQNTQRVIDDFVPSTPDAATHGRIMRVLFNEELGAVLQVKKADTPEVIARFMKAGIGRELFVIGRTNTYDRMVIRHKGRDLFSETRSELFCAWSETSARMQRLRDNPACADSEQLLRGHAKSRGLFAQLSFDVHGDPAAPYISTGKRPRMAILREQGVNGQIEMAAAFDRAGFEAVDVHMSDIIAGRVQLADFKGLAACGGFSYGDVLGAGEGWAKSILFNPSARAQFEAFFGRGDTFALGVCNGCQMMSNLSSIIPGAEHWPKFRRNASEQFEARFSMVEVAASPSIFLTDMAGSRLPVVVSHGEGRAVFAPGAQDKSLVALRYIDFDGRATETYPLNPNGSPAGITGVTTPDGRFTIMMPHPERVFRTVQNSWHPADWGENGGWYRMFASARRWVG from the coding sequence ATGTCTTACATTACCAAGCTGCGCGGCGGCATTGCATTGTCGCCGTTTCGTCTCGAAAAACTGCAGGCGGCAGCGGCCGATGCCGGTTTTAAGGATCTTGTCCTGACAGCCGAGTATTGGCACTTTGCGGAGAGCGACAGCGAGCTGACGCTGGAGGACGTGAGCGTGCTGGGGCAACTGCTCAGTTACGGCGAAGCGCCGCTGAATGTGGAGCCTCAGGGAGAGCTGTTTCTGGTGACGCCTCGCATCGGCACCCTGTCGCCGTGGGCGTCGAAGGCGACGGACATCGCCCGGCACTGCGGACTGCCGAATATCCGACGGATAGAGCGCGGCACCGCATTCCGGATCCAGACCGCGGATAAATCTTTAAGTAAAGAGGCTCGTCAGACATTGGCGGGCCTCTTGCACGATAGGATGACGGAAACCGTCCTTGCCTCCTTTGATGAGGTGGAAAAACTGTTCGTCCACATTGATCCGCAGCCGATGACCACGGTTGACGTGCTGCAAGGCGGCCGCGCCGCGTTGGAACGGGCCAATGCCCAACTGGGCCTGGCGCTGTCCGACGATGAAGTGGAATACCTGGTGGAAAATTTCGTCAAGCTGGCGCGAAATCCCAGCGATGTGGAACTGATGATGTTCGCCCAGGCCAACTCCGAACATTGCCGCCACAAGATCTTCAATGCCCAGTTCCTCATCGACGGCGTGGAGCAGGCCAAATCCTTGTTCCGCATGATACGCGACACACACGACGCCCATCCGGAAGGCACGCTGGTGGCGTATAAGGACAACGCTTCGGTGATCGAGGGCGCTTTCATCGAGCGCTTCTATCCGCAGCCCGGCAGCCATGGCTATGCCTATGCCAGCGAGTCCACCGACATCCTGATGAAGGTGGAGACGCATAATCATCCGACGGCGATCTCGCCGTTCGCCGGCGCGTCCACCGGCAATGGCGGCGAAATCCGCGACGAAGGCGCCACCGGCCGAGGTTCGCGTCCCAAGGCCGGCCTGACCGGCTTCACCGTTTCGAACCTGAACATTCCGGGCTTCAAGCAGCCTTGGGAAACCTACCGCGCGGACCAGCCGGAATACGGCAAGCCGGGCCGCATCGCCTCGGCGCTGCAGATCATGCTGGATGGCCCCATCGGGGGCGCGGCGTTCAACAACGAGTTTGGCCGGCCCAATCTGGCCGGCTATTTCCGCACCTTCGAACAAGAGTTCGACGGTGAAATGCGCGGCTATCACAAGCCCATCATGCTGGCCGGTGGCCTGGGCAATATCCAGCGGCAGCAGATTCACAAGAACGAAATCCCCGAGGGCGCGCTCTTGATCCAGCTGGGCGGCCCCGGTCTGCTGATCGGCCTGGGCGGCGGTGCGGCTTCGTCCATGGATACCGGCGCCAATAGCGAAAACCTGGACTTCGACTCCGTGCAGCGCGGCAACCCGGAAATCGAGCGCCGCTGCCAGGAAGTGATCGACCGCTGCTGGCAGCTGGGCGAAGCCAATCCCATCGTCTCCATTCACGACGTGGGCGCGGGCGGCCTGTCCAATGCCTTCCCGGAACTGGTCAACGACGCCGGCCGCGGCGCCATCTTCCATTTGCGCAAGGTGCACCTGGAAGAAAAGGGCATGACGCCGATGCAAATCTGGTCCAATGAGGCGCAGGAGCGCTACGTGATGGCCATCCTGCCGGCGGATCTGGATCGTTTCTCCGCCATTTGCGAGCGCGAGCGCTGCCCCTTCGCTGTGCTGGGCGTGGCCACCGATGACGGCCATTTGCAGGTGCGCGACGACTACTTCGACAACAAGCCGGTGGATATGCCGCTGGACGTGCTGCTGGGCAAACCGCCGCGCATGGTGCGCGACGCCAAGACCGCGACGCGCGAATCCCTGGTGTTCGATGCCTCCGGCTATGCCTTGCGTGACAGCGCCTATCGCGTGCTGCGCCACCCCACGGTGGCCGATAAGTCTTTCCTGATCACCATCGGCGATCGCACCGTGGGCGGCATGACGGCGCGCGACCAGATGGTGGGGCGCTGGCAAGTGCCGGTGGCCGATGTGGCCGTCACCACCATGGGCTTCAACACCTGCCGCGGCGAAGCGATGGCGATGGGCGAGCGCACACCGTCGGCCTTGTTCGACGGCCCCGCCTCCGGCCGCATGGCGATAGGCGAGTCGCTGACCAATATGGCGGCCGCTTTTGTCGGCCACCTGGGCAACGTCAAACTGTCCGCCAACTGGATGGCGCCGGCCGGCCACCCGGGCGAGGACGCCAATCTGTATCGCACGGTGCAGGCGGTGTCCGAGATGAGCCAGAGCCTGGGCGTCAGCATCCCGGTGGGCAAAGACTCCTTGTCCATGAAGACGGTGTGGCAGGAGGACGGCGAACAGAAGGCCGTAACCGCGCCGCTGTCGCTGGTGATCTCCGCCTTCTCGCCGGTGGAGGACGTGCGCAAGACCGTGACCCCGGACTTGAAGGACGTCAAGGACAGCGACCTGATCCTGATCGACCTGGGCTATGGCCGCTGCCGCTTGGGCGGCTCCATCCTGGGCCAGGTGTGGCAAGACATGCGCGGCCGCGCGCCGGATGTGGAAAGCCCGCTGCAGCTGGCGGCCTTCTTCAATACGGTGCAATCGCTGCTGCGCGACGACATGTTGCTGGCCTACCATGACCGCTCTGACGGCGGCCTGTTCGCCACGCTGGCGGAGATGATGTTCGCCGGCCACTGCGGCGTCAGCATCGACCTGCAGGAGCTGGTGATCGAACGCCAGAACACCCAGCGCGTGATCGACGACTTTGTCCCGTCCACGCCGGACGCCGCCACCCATGGCCGCATCATGCGCGTGCTGTTCAACGAGGAACTGGGCGCGGTGCTGCAGGTGAAGAAGGCCGACACGCCGGAAGTGATCGCCCGCTTCATGAAGGCCGGCATCGGCCGCGAGCTGTTCGTGATTGGCCGCACCAACACCTATGACCGCATGGTGATCCGCCACAAGGGCCGCGATCTGTTCAGCGAAACCCGCAGCGAACTGTTCTGCGCCTGGTCCGAAACCAGCGCGCGCATGCAGCGCCTGCGCGACAACCCGGCCTGCGCCGACAGCGAGCAGCTGCTGCGCGGGCATGCCAAATCGCGCGGGCTGTTCGCCCAGCTGTCCTTTGATGTGCATGGCGACCCGGCCGCGCCCTATATCTCCACCGGCAAGCGTCCGCGCATGGCCATCCTGCGCGAGCAGGGCGTCAACGGCCAGATCGAGATGGCGGCCGCATTCGACCGCGCCGGCTTCGAGGCGGTGGACGTGCACATGAGCGACATCATCGCCGGCCGCGTGCAGCTGGCCGACTTCAAGGGCCTGGCGGCCTGCGGCGGCTTCAGCTACGGCGACGTGCTGGGCGCGGGCGAAGGCTGGGCCAAGAGCATCCTGTTCAATCCCAGCGCGCGGGCGCAATTCGAGGCCTTCTTCGGCCGCGGCGACACCTTCGCCCTGGGCGTGTGCAACGGCTGCCAGATGATGTCCAATCTGTCGTCCATCATCCCGGGCGCGGAACACTGGCCCAAGTTCCGCCGCAACGCGTCGGAGCAGTTCGAGGCGCGTTTCAGCATGGTGGAAGTGGCGGCATCGCCGTCCATTTTCCTGACCGACATGGCCGGCAGCCGCCTGCCGGTGGTGGTGAGCCACGGCGAGGGCCGCGCGGTGTTCGCGCCGGGCGCGCAGGACAAGTCGCTGGTGGCCTTGCGCTACATAGACTTCGACGGCCGCGCCACCGAGACGTATCCCTTGAATCCCAACGGTTCGCCGGCGGGCATCACCGGGGTCACTACGCCGGACGGCCGCTTCACCATCATGATGCCGCACCCGGAGCGCGTGTTCCGCACCGTGCAGAACAGCTGGCACCCGGCTGACTGGGGCGAGAACGGCGGCTGGTACCGCATGTTCGCCAGCGCGCGGCGCTGGGTGGGGTGA
- a CDS encoding P-II family nitrogen regulator codes for MKKVEAVIKPFKLDEVREALSEIGINGLTVSEVKGFGRQKGHTELYRGAEYVVDFLPKVKIEVILPDDLVDRAIDTIVAAARTGKIGDGKIFVIPVEQVVRIRTGETNEQAI; via the coding sequence ATGAAAAAGGTAGAAGCCGTCATCAAGCCGTTCAAGCTGGACGAGGTGCGCGAGGCATTGTCTGAGATAGGCATCAACGGCCTCACCGTGTCCGAGGTCAAGGGCTTCGGCCGACAGAAGGGACACACCGAACTGTACCGCGGCGCCGAATACGTGGTGGATTTCCTGCCCAAGGTGAAGATTGAGGTGATCCTGCCGGATGATCTGGTGGACCGCGCCATCGACACCATCGTCGCCGCCGCTCGCACCGGCAAGATAGGGGATGGCAAAATCTTCGTCATCCCAGTGGAGCAAGTGGTGCGCATCCGCACCGGCGAGACCAACGAACAAGCCATCTGA
- a CDS encoding IS110 family RNA-guided transposase — MATVTLIGLDIGKHSFHLIGHDPRGNPVLKKQFNRNSLIEFLAKQPPCRIVMEACCGAHWLARKLTGFGHTVQLIAPQYIRPFVFGNKNDFIDAQAICEAATRPTMRYVAAKSAEQQALSALHRLRESRIAERIQTNNQIHALLLEFGIALPVGVRGITQLPTLLMDETNGLPVKARQILQRQLDHYRLLKTEIDELDHEIATEARQDDVARRLMTIPGIGAITASQLSADAGNAKGYGNARDFAASLGLVPRQYSTGGKSKLLGISKRGDKSLRRLLVQCARVIMQNAPRWKSAMAAWTVALMQRRHSNIVACALANKLARVVWALLAKGGEYRPQARALTEMQTAG; from the coding sequence ATGGCAACCGTCACACTCATCGGTCTGGATATCGGCAAGCACAGCTTTCATCTGATCGGGCACGACCCGCGCGGCAACCCGGTCCTCAAGAAGCAGTTCAATCGCAACAGTCTCATCGAATTTCTCGCGAAACAGCCTCCCTGCCGCATCGTGATGGAGGCCTGCTGCGGCGCGCACTGGCTGGCACGCAAGCTGACGGGCTTCGGTCATACCGTACAACTGATCGCACCGCAGTACATCCGCCCGTTTGTCTTCGGCAACAAGAACGATTTCATCGATGCCCAGGCCATCTGCGAGGCGGCTACGCGCCCGACCATGCGCTACGTTGCCGCCAAGAGTGCCGAACAGCAAGCCTTGTCGGCACTGCATCGCCTGCGGGAATCTCGCATTGCCGAACGAATACAGACCAACAACCAGATCCATGCGCTGCTGCTGGAGTTCGGCATCGCGCTTCCTGTCGGGGTACGGGGGATCACGCAGCTGCCGACGCTGCTGATGGACGAGACCAACGGCTTGCCCGTCAAGGCCCGGCAGATCCTGCAACGCCAGCTGGATCACTACCGTCTGCTCAAGACCGAGATCGACGAGCTGGATCACGAGATTGCCACAGAAGCCCGACAGGACGATGTCGCCCGGCGGTTGATGACCATTCCCGGCATCGGTGCGATCACCGCCAGCCAGTTGTCGGCGGACGCCGGCAATGCCAAGGGCTATGGCAATGCCCGTGACTTTGCGGCATCGCTGGGTCTGGTCCCGCGACAATACTCGACAGGCGGGAAGTCCAAGCTGCTGGGCATCAGCAAACGCGGTGACAAGAGCCTGCGTCGCCTGCTGGTGCAATGCGCACGGGTGATCATGCAGAACGCGCCGCGCTGGAAGAGTGCGATGGCAGCGTGGACGGTGGCGCTGATGCAGCGTCGCCACTCGAATATCGTGGCCTGCGCACTGGCCAACAAACTGGCACGGGTCGTGTGGGCGCTACTCGCCAAAGGCGGCGAGTACCGTCCCCAGGCCCGCGCACTGACTGAAATGCAAACCGCCGGGTAA